A stretch of the Streptomyces sp. NBC_00654 genome encodes the following:
- a CDS encoding IS5 family transposase (programmed frameshift), which translates to MGRGDLSDAQWARLEPTLPKNVGRGGRWKCHRKIVNGILFRQRTGISRRDLPTRFGKWKTCHDRHRRWSADGTWENVLRAVQTDADAEERIDRSMVGIDPSTCRAHQHAAGARRRPPRIPRKRILPAQHRPDEALGRSRGGLTTRIHLIGDGGCRPLAVLITPGQRGDAPQLIPVLERVRVPRPGGGHPRTRPDHRSGDKAYSSRRNRRYLCRRKIKHTIPEPRNQRANRQHRASRGGRPTDFDKSLHKRRNEVERTINALKGFRAVATRFDRRAYIFHGTVTVAAIRLRLRS; encoded by the exons GTGGGGCGCGGCGATCTTTCTGACGCGCAGTGGGCTCGGTTGGAGCCG ACCCTTCCGAAGAACGTGGGACGGGGCGGGCGGTGGAAGTGCCATCGCAAGATAGTCAACGGCATCCTCTTCCGCCAGCGCACCGGCATTTCTCGGCGCGACCTGCCGACGCGCTTCGGGAAGTGGAAGACCTGCCACGACCGGCATCGGCGCTGGTCGGCGGACGGCACCTGGGAGAACGTCCTGCGTGCCGTCCAGACCGACGCAGACGCCGAGGAACGTATCGACCGGAGCATGGTCGGCATTGACCCGTCGACCTGCCGGGCCCATCAGCATGCCGCCGGGGCTCGAAGGCGTCCGCCGCGAATTCCAAGGAAACGGATCCTGCCCGCTCAGCATCGCCCCGACGAGGCTCTCGGCCGGTCCAGGGGAGGTCTGACCACGAGAATTCATCTCATCGGAGACGGCGGCTGCCGGCCCCTGGCGGTGCTGATCACACCAGGGCAGAGGGGCGACGCACCTCAGTTGATCCCGGTCCTTGAGCGCGTTCGCGTACCACGGCCGGGTGGCGGTCACCCGCGCACCCGGCCTGATCACCGCAGCGGCGATAAGGCGTACTCATCCCGCCGTAACCGCCGGTACCTGTGCAGACGCAAGATCAAGCACACCATTCCCGAACCGAGAAACCAGCGGGCCAACAGGCAGCACCGTGCCAGCCGGGGCGGTCGGCCCACCGACTTCGACAAGTCGCTCCACAAGCGCAGGAATGAAGTCGAGCGAACGATCAACGCCCTCAAGGGCTTCCGTGCCGTAGCCACCCGATTCGATAGGAGGGCATACATCTTCCACGGCACCGTGACCGTCGCAGCCATTCGCCTCCGGCTGCGCTCATGA
- a CDS encoding MerR family transcriptional regulator — protein MAWSIAEVARMSKATSRTLRHYDEIGLLPPAWIGSNGHRYYEEADLLRLQQILLMRELDLGLREIQAVLDSQLDQVAVLREHHQRLLAERDRLETLARTVGLTIAELEEGKDKGHMTKINKPENLFEGFQPPSEAEAEVRERWPQAWEQSRQAVEAMTSEDTERWQREVTAQMIRMAEFMVAGTPVSDPAVQAEVDANYQGICRFWTPTAAAYKGVGQTYVDDPQMRANFDKIADGLAVYQRDAMTVYADARLS, from the coding sequence ATGGCCTGGTCGATCGCGGAGGTGGCGCGGATGTCCAAGGCGACATCGCGGACGCTACGGCACTACGACGAGATCGGCCTGCTGCCGCCCGCATGGATCGGGAGCAACGGGCACCGCTACTACGAGGAGGCCGATCTACTGCGGTTGCAGCAGATCCTGCTGATGCGGGAGCTGGACCTGGGGCTGCGCGAGATCCAGGCGGTCCTGGACAGCCAGCTCGACCAGGTGGCCGTGCTCCGTGAGCACCACCAACGGCTGCTCGCGGAACGGGACCGCCTGGAGACGCTGGCCCGTACGGTCGGCCTCACCATCGCCGAACTGGAAGAAGGTAAGGACAAGGGTCATATGACGAAGATCAACAAGCCGGAGAACCTGTTCGAGGGGTTCCAGCCCCCCTCCGAGGCCGAGGCCGAGGTACGGGAGCGGTGGCCGCAGGCGTGGGAGCAGTCCCGGCAGGCCGTCGAGGCGATGACCTCCGAGGACACGGAGCGCTGGCAGCGTGAGGTGACGGCGCAGATGATCCGTATGGCGGAGTTCATGGTGGCTGGCACGCCGGTATCCGACCCGGCGGTACAGGCCGAAGTGGACGCCAACTACCAGGGCATCTGCCGGTTCTGGACCCCGACCGCGGCCGCGTACAAGGGAGTGGGCCAGACCTATGTCGACGACCCGCAGATGCGGGCCAACTTCGACAAGATCGCCGACGGTCTCGCCGTCTACCAGCGCGATGCGATGACCGTGTATGCCGATGCCCGGCTGAGCTGA
- a CDS encoding CU044_2847 family protein, which produces MEDVRLTFDDGSVVRLHLAPRTGTPALDPGAGARTAERDGDPAGELDLPPGFGEARPVSSDGRTARALTRSGQTLSDALRPLGGVLSGIHDSVSRFAQRPDEVTVEFGVTLGSDLSLGVFSGSGEASFTVSATWNLNGTNGTEEAAPAHPSAGLPSQVDGS; this is translated from the coding sequence ATGGAGGATGTGAGACTGACCTTCGACGACGGCTCTGTCGTACGCCTGCACCTCGCGCCGCGGACCGGTACTCCGGCGCTCGATCCGGGTGCCGGCGCACGCACCGCGGAGCGTGACGGCGATCCGGCGGGCGAGCTGGACCTGCCGCCCGGGTTCGGCGAGGCGCGGCCGGTGAGTTCCGACGGGCGCACGGCGCGGGCCCTCACCCGGAGCGGTCAGACGCTCAGTGACGCGTTGCGCCCCCTCGGCGGGGTGCTGAGCGGCATCCACGACTCCGTCAGCCGGTTCGCCCAACGGCCCGACGAGGTCACGGTCGAGTTCGGTGTCACGCTGGGCAGCGACCTGAGTCTCGGCGTCTTCTCCGGGAGCGGCGAGGCCAGCTTCACCGTCTCGGCGACCTGGAACCTCAACGGCACGAACGGCACGGAGGAAGCCGCGCCGGCGCACCCGTCCGCAGGGCTGCCGAGCCAGGTCGACGGTTCCTGA
- a CDS encoding MoxR family ATPase: MPHPRATAPGDSSSPAEPWWVFRGPSDLPEPPPWRRFPAARRSPGSQRYLMNADEIAVVNAALHLRRPLLVTGRPGTGKSSLARALAEDLGLGEVLRWSVNSRSTLQDALYRYDAVGRLREASLQREREAPRGPARRLKRRGAQGSDIGNYLRLGPLGTALAATGGPRVLLIDELDKSDLDLPNDLLVVLEEGEFEIPELARLPEHQQTADVLVTGSRERIRVRRGLVACEQFPVVVMTSNGERDFPPAFLRRCVRLDLRDPDEAKLRDIVRQNLGEAALAEADDLISEFLRKAAVQSLATDQLLAAVHLRVTGADLTRQELLGAVMHRLDEAFPS; the protein is encoded by the coding sequence GTGCCGCATCCACGCGCCACAGCACCTGGTGACAGCAGCTCGCCCGCCGAACCCTGGTGGGTGTTCCGCGGCCCGTCCGATCTGCCCGAACCGCCACCGTGGCGGCGCTTCCCCGCCGCGCGGCGCAGCCCGGGCTCGCAGCGCTATCTCATGAACGCCGACGAGATCGCCGTGGTCAATGCCGCGCTCCATCTGCGCCGCCCCCTGTTGGTGACGGGCCGTCCCGGCACCGGGAAGAGTTCGCTGGCCCGTGCCCTCGCCGAGGACCTGGGGCTGGGCGAGGTGCTCCGCTGGTCCGTGAACAGCCGGTCGACACTGCAGGACGCCCTGTACCGGTACGACGCCGTCGGCCGGCTGCGCGAGGCGTCGCTGCAGCGTGAACGCGAGGCGCCGCGCGGTCCGGCACGGCGGCTCAAGAGGCGCGGCGCGCAGGGCTCGGACATCGGCAACTACCTGCGTCTGGGGCCGTTGGGAACAGCGCTCGCCGCCACGGGCGGCCCCCGTGTGCTGCTCATCGACGAACTCGACAAGTCCGATCTGGACCTGCCCAACGACCTTCTGGTGGTGCTGGAGGAGGGCGAGTTCGAGATCCCGGAGCTGGCGAGGCTGCCCGAACACCAGCAGACCGCGGATGTTCTCGTCACGGGCAGCAGGGAGCGGATCCGGGTGCGGCGCGGCCTGGTGGCCTGCGAACAGTTCCCCGTCGTCGTCATGACCAGCAACGGGGAGCGGGACTTCCCTCCGGCCTTCCTGCGCCGTTGTGTCCGGCTCGACCTGCGCGACCCGGACGAGGCGAAGCTGCGGGACATCGTCCGGCAGAACCTCGGTGAGGCCGCCCTGGCCGAGGCCGACGACCTGATCTCCGAATTCCTGCGGAAGGCGGCCGTGCAGAGCCTGGCCACCGACCAGTTGCTCGCCGCCGTCCATCTGCGGGTCACCGGGGCCGATCTCACGCGTCAGGAGCTGCTCGGCGCGGTCATGCACCGGTTGGACGAAGCGTTCCCCTCATGA
- a CDS encoding trypsin-like peptidase domain-containing protein encodes MRLDVTPSLADAPLHRAFVSVLGRDQPVGAGVLLSPTLVLTCAHVINSALGRHRFDAPVPSRGQQIGLRFPHVDRERELIGRVLPHCWRPPRSRPEADHPSPPGAGALPYYGDLAVVELDTEAPPGAEPAPFLTHRDGNEVVAQWASGHALPTLRAMPRVSSHPWIALDVLGGTVAEGFSGGPLWDRARQAVVGLVVAAHESRAREECPAPAGRYAPPAAMYAIGLSSIESELPGLPPVAVPAAGRGRQQLLSALEKLLPTRREVMACEERLAGRLGRRSSGPAADIERLAGMAMGVRRGVPELLNIVYEQLAELRAGSPATDPDWERALGIARIVSPGERLSSGQRRNLNALLAECRATDPIALVRAVLPYADEVPRPCDLADATDILECYDPQPGQPMPPLLQGVIHISVQERESGAYLADDLDAWVRSTAPRLGVAPAAVAQFRADVSAHAGARGARAPRTAPPRVQVELLPVSTGHLFTYQIWVWNGDGRHEVVLTEDTEVSSHRVVEAIRQVLRTEVEEHPETALVEFFVAPAWLRLDVDAWEFPGSADDGGFRPGITRRVVLRSSERTRETHAGWKRRSSALPSSPRLLLDQRSCDPAVAQARLEVHPEAGIVVVCCDRQHQGLVLRQCIQAGVHTVLWHREEHGGQIAADLLALVEGVDHTRIPEAVRLERAKAMADPDCTTHHGRELSLLHDGPNHRPPPLAPAPWALIQP; translated from the coding sequence ATGCGGCTGGATGTGACCCCCTCACTCGCCGACGCACCGCTGCACCGGGCGTTCGTGTCCGTCCTGGGGCGGGACCAGCCGGTCGGTGCGGGCGTGCTGCTCTCCCCGACCCTGGTCCTGACCTGCGCGCATGTCATCAACAGCGCGCTCGGCCGGCATCGCTTCGACGCGCCCGTGCCGTCGCGGGGGCAGCAGATCGGGCTGCGGTTCCCGCATGTCGACCGGGAGCGCGAGCTGATCGGCCGGGTGCTGCCGCACTGCTGGCGGCCTCCGCGCAGCCGCCCCGAGGCCGACCACCCGAGCCCGCCGGGAGCCGGCGCCCTTCCGTACTACGGTGATCTCGCGGTCGTCGAACTGGACACCGAGGCCCCACCGGGCGCCGAACCGGCGCCCTTCCTGACCCATCGGGACGGCAACGAGGTCGTCGCGCAGTGGGCGAGCGGTCACGCCCTGCCCACCCTCCGGGCGATGCCGCGGGTCTCCTCCCATCCCTGGATCGCGCTCGATGTGCTGGGCGGGACGGTGGCCGAGGGGTTCAGCGGCGGGCCGTTGTGGGACCGGGCGCGACAGGCCGTCGTCGGCCTGGTCGTCGCCGCTCATGAGAGCCGCGCGCGCGAGGAGTGCCCCGCACCAGCCGGGCGGTACGCCCCACCCGCCGCGATGTACGCGATCGGGCTGTCCTCCATCGAGTCCGAGCTCCCCGGCCTTCCGCCTGTCGCTGTCCCCGCCGCGGGCCGGGGGCGGCAGCAACTCCTCAGCGCCCTGGAGAAGTTGCTGCCGACCCGCAGGGAGGTCATGGCGTGCGAGGAGCGGCTCGCCGGGCGGCTCGGACGACGGTCCTCCGGTCCGGCCGCCGACATCGAACGGCTGGCGGGCATGGCCATGGGCGTACGCCGGGGCGTCCCCGAACTGCTCAACATCGTCTACGAACAGCTCGCCGAACTGCGTGCCGGCTCCCCGGCGACCGACCCCGACTGGGAACGGGCGCTCGGGATCGCGCGCATCGTCAGTCCGGGGGAACGCCTGTCGTCCGGGCAGCGGCGCAATCTCAACGCCCTGCTCGCCGAGTGCCGCGCCACCGACCCGATCGCGCTCGTCCGCGCCGTACTGCCCTACGCGGACGAGGTCCCGCGGCCCTGCGACCTCGCGGACGCGACGGACATCCTGGAGTGTTACGACCCCCAACCCGGCCAGCCCATGCCCCCCTTGTTGCAGGGGGTCATCCACATCAGCGTCCAGGAGCGCGAATCGGGCGCCTATCTCGCCGACGATCTGGACGCGTGGGTACGCAGCACCGCCCCCCGGCTGGGCGTGGCGCCCGCCGCCGTCGCGCAGTTCCGGGCGGATGTGTCGGCGCACGCCGGAGCGCGTGGAGCGCGAGCGCCGCGCACCGCCCCACCCCGGGTCCAGGTCGAGCTCCTGCCCGTGTCCACCGGTCACCTCTTCACGTACCAGATCTGGGTCTGGAACGGTGACGGGCGGCACGAGGTGGTCCTGACCGAGGACACCGAAGTCTCCAGCCACCGTGTCGTGGAGGCCATCCGGCAGGTGCTGCGTACCGAGGTGGAGGAGCATCCGGAGACGGCTCTGGTCGAGTTCTTCGTGGCCCCCGCCTGGCTGCGGCTCGACGTGGATGCCTGGGAGTTCCCGGGCAGCGCCGACGACGGGGGCTTCCGGCCCGGCATCACCCGCCGTGTGGTGCTGCGGAGTTCGGAGCGGACCCGGGAGACGCACGCCGGGTGGAAGCGTCGCAGCAGCGCGCTGCCTTCCTCGCCCCGGCTGCTGCTCGATCAGCGCTCCTGCGACCCGGCGGTGGCCCAGGCCAGGCTCGAAGTGCATCCGGAGGCCGGAATCGTCGTCGTCTGCTGCGACCGGCAGCACCAGGGACTGGTGCTGCGGCAGTGCATCCAGGCCGGGGTCCACACCGTGCTGTGGCACCGCGAGGAACACGGCGGGCAGATCGCGGCGGACCTGCTGGCGCTGGTCGAGGGTGTCGATCACACGCGCATCCCCGAAGCGGTCCGCCTGGAGCGGGCCAAGGCCATGGCCGATCCGGACTGCACGACCCACCACGGGCGTGAGCTGTCGCTCCTGCACGACGGGCCCAACCACCGGCCACCGCCCCTGGCACCCGCGCCGTGGGCCCTCATCCAGCCATGA
- a CDS encoding MFS transporter — translation MAEVSKRAGARQWIGLAVLVLPCVLASMDMSVMFVTLPSLTADLHPSSAELLWIMDSYGFLLAGLLITMGTLGDRIGRRRVLLIGAAAFGLASILAACSTGPETLIATRALMGIAGSTLAPSTLSLIRNMFSDERQRATAVGVWTAGFAGGAVLGPIIGGLLLEHFWWGSVFLINAPVMILLLVLGPLLLPEYRDPEPGRFDLLGALLSLVAVLAVIYGVKATAEHGFAWPGTVCIAAGLGVGALFVRRQRTAAHPMIDLALFRTRRFNVPLLIDALATFAMVGFSLFNWQFMQLVLGMSPFESALWSLPTFLVMPVGIALATAMAPRVGKPNVMAAGLVVAAAGYVALALVETDSSIVHLVSALAVVSIGIGGVSAVVTEVILSAAPPERAGAASALAETSAEFGGALGIAVLGSIGTAVYRSHMESQAPAGLTPEQRAGAEETLGAAAETAAALPHRTAEALRRVAFDAFSHEMRIAAVAALVVTAGGAILIATLLRGSQAARTRGWAAEEAEHLAEPGRHDEADGLPARTPAP, via the coding sequence ATGGCCGAAGTGAGCAAGAGAGCCGGAGCGCGGCAGTGGATCGGGCTCGCCGTCCTGGTGTTGCCGTGCGTCCTGGCGTCCATGGACATGTCCGTCATGTTCGTCACGCTCCCGTCCCTGACGGCCGACCTCCACCCGAGCAGTGCGGAACTGCTGTGGATCATGGACTCGTACGGCTTCCTGCTGGCCGGCCTACTGATCACGATGGGTACCCTCGGTGACCGGATCGGGCGGCGGCGCGTGCTGCTGATCGGCGCTGCGGCCTTCGGCCTCGCCTCGATCCTGGCGGCCTGCTCGACCGGCCCCGAGACGCTCATCGCGACCCGCGCGCTCATGGGCATCGCCGGATCCACGTTGGCCCCCTCCACTCTCTCCCTGATCCGGAACATGTTCTCCGACGAACGCCAGCGGGCCACCGCTGTAGGCGTCTGGACAGCCGGTTTCGCCGGCGGTGCTGTCCTCGGCCCCATCATCGGCGGTCTGCTCCTCGAGCACTTCTGGTGGGGCTCGGTCTTCCTGATCAACGCGCCCGTGATGATCCTGCTGCTGGTACTCGGACCGCTGCTGCTGCCCGAGTACCGCGACCCCGAGCCGGGCCGCTTCGACCTGCTCGGCGCGCTGCTGTCCCTGGTGGCCGTTCTCGCCGTGATCTACGGCGTCAAGGCGACGGCGGAGCACGGCTTCGCCTGGCCCGGCACAGTCTGCATCGCTGCCGGACTCGGCGTGGGAGCACTGTTCGTCCGTCGCCAGCGCACGGCCGCCCATCCGATGATCGACCTCGCGTTGTTCCGCACTCGCCGGTTCAACGTGCCGCTGCTCATCGACGCCCTGGCGACCTTCGCGATGGTCGGCTTCTCGTTGTTCAATTGGCAGTTCATGCAGCTCGTCCTGGGCATGAGTCCGTTCGAGTCGGCCCTGTGGTCACTGCCCACGTTCCTCGTGATGCCCGTGGGCATCGCCCTGGCCACCGCGATGGCGCCGCGCGTCGGCAAGCCGAACGTGATGGCCGCCGGGCTGGTGGTGGCGGCCGCCGGTTACGTCGCGCTGGCTCTTGTCGAGACCGACTCGAGCATCGTGCACCTGGTGAGCGCCCTGGCTGTGGTCTCCATCGGCATCGGCGGCGTGTCCGCCGTGGTCACCGAGGTGATCCTGTCGGCCGCGCCGCCCGAGCGGGCCGGGGCGGCCTCCGCACTGGCGGAGACCTCCGCCGAGTTCGGCGGCGCGCTGGGTATCGCGGTTCTGGGCAGTATCGGCACAGCCGTCTATCGCTCACACATGGAGTCCCAGGCCCCCGCCGGCCTCACCCCCGAGCAGCGGGCGGGCGCGGAGGAGACTCTCGGCGCCGCCGCCGAAACCGCTGCGGCCCTGCCGCACCGGACCGCAGAGGCTCTGCGCAGGGTGGCCTTCGACGCCTTCAGCCACGAGATGCGGATCGCTGCGGTGGCCGCCCTCGTAGTAACAGCCGGCGGAGCGATCCTGATCGCCACCCTGCTCCGAGGCAGCCAAGCGGCCCGGACCCGTGGCTGGGCAGCAGAGGAGGCGGAGCACCTGGCAGAACCGGGCCGACACGACGAGGCCGATGGACTGCCTGCCAGGACGCCCGCCCCGTAG
- a CDS encoding tyrosinase cofactor: protein MSRLTRRQALGAVTGAAAGIALVGVATASADSAPDKANGKAAAPGGTGGPAPFDEIFQGRRIQGLPADAHAHAGHGTGYRVLVDGRELHVMQHGKSGWSSPINHYERFAGPLDAARTAVTSLKGASVVPFDPTS from the coding sequence ATGTCCAGACTCACCCGCCGTCAGGCCCTCGGGGCCGTCACCGGCGCCGCCGCGGGCATAGCGCTCGTCGGTGTGGCCACCGCGTCCGCGGACAGCGCGCCCGACAAGGCGAACGGCAAGGCGGCCGCACCCGGCGGCACCGGAGGGCCGGCGCCCTTCGACGAGATCTTCCAGGGGCGGCGCATCCAGGGTCTGCCCGCCGATGCTCATGCCCACGCCGGACACGGCACCGGCTACCGCGTCCTGGTCGATGGCCGCGAACTCCATGTGATGCAGCACGGGAAGAGCGGCTGGAGCAGCCCGATCAACCACTACGAGAGATTCGCCGGCCCGCTCGACGCCGCTCGCACCGCGGTCACCTCGCTCAAGGGCGCCTCCGTCGTTCCCTTCGACCCCACATCCTGA
- a CDS encoding FBP domain-containing protein translates to MRPMTREEVRGAIVNLDPTEKKVRLPAWFDDAPWHRIDYLGWRDLRAPKRAYLVTEADGRAWGVLLRQAPNDAAHGSRAMMCDLCRSVRRFNEVSLFTAQLPSRDKRERLNAVGLLLCTDLDCAVKMHTKPIRHSFDPSLDETIRARREGMRSRTIAFIRSVSTPGQTKRHRR, encoded by the coding sequence ATGCGCCCCATGACCAGGGAAGAGGTGCGCGGCGCGATCGTGAACCTGGACCCGACCGAGAAGAAGGTCCGGCTACCGGCCTGGTTCGACGACGCCCCGTGGCATCGGATCGACTACCTCGGATGGCGAGATCTGCGCGCTCCGAAGCGCGCCTACCTCGTCACCGAGGCTGATGGCCGGGCGTGGGGAGTGCTGCTGCGGCAGGCCCCGAATGACGCGGCACACGGATCGCGCGCGATGATGTGCGATCTGTGCCGGTCCGTCCGCCGGTTCAACGAGGTGTCCCTGTTCACCGCTCAACTCCCCTCACGCGACAAACGCGAACGCCTCAACGCAGTCGGCCTTCTCCTGTGCACCGATCTCGACTGTGCGGTGAAGATGCACACCAAGCCGATCCGCCACAGTTTCGATCCCTCGCTCGATGAAACCATCAGGGCACGCCGCGAAGGCATGCGTTCACGCACGATCGCCTTCATCCGTTCGGTGTCCACCCCCGGGCAGACCAAGAGACACAGAAGGTGA
- a CDS encoding TetR/AcrR family transcriptional regulator produces MSEQSVCESCGRGLEPAERGRPRRYCSQACRTRAYRARRTDASTGFPEGGVLGGGAPDAGGSAPQLTVERIVRAGIDVADTEGLDALSMRRVATDLGASTMALYRYVASKDDLVALMVEAALTGVPLPDTPPRNWRHGLERAAYRDWELYHRHPWVLSKVLVTAWTHSSPALAADSESAFSAFDGLGLEPADAFRYMFMFASYVQGVALTYVSDVEAERQARSTGRRTSHEPDDGHSSLYESGAYPRLGPAMLAGANPWDLDALFAAGLAGVLDGIAADIARRGIEA; encoded by the coding sequence ATGTCGGAGCAGTCCGTATGTGAGTCCTGCGGACGAGGTCTGGAACCTGCGGAACGGGGGCGGCCGCGACGGTACTGCTCCCAGGCCTGCCGGACACGGGCCTACCGGGCGCGAAGGACCGACGCGTCGACCGGGTTCCCGGAGGGAGGCGTCCTGGGCGGTGGTGCGCCGGACGCCGGCGGCAGTGCACCCCAGCTGACCGTCGAGCGCATCGTGCGGGCCGGGATCGATGTCGCGGACACGGAGGGGCTCGACGCTCTGTCGATGCGCCGCGTCGCCACGGACCTCGGCGCGAGCACGATGGCCCTGTACAGGTACGTTGCGTCCAAGGACGACCTGGTGGCCCTGATGGTGGAGGCCGCACTGACAGGCGTCCCGCTGCCCGACACACCGCCGCGGAACTGGCGACACGGCCTCGAACGGGCCGCCTACCGCGACTGGGAGCTGTACCACCGCCACCCATGGGTCCTGTCGAAGGTCCTGGTGACGGCCTGGACGCACTCCAGCCCGGCACTCGCCGCGGACAGCGAGAGCGCCTTCTCCGCGTTCGACGGACTCGGTCTCGAACCCGCTGACGCGTTCCGTTACATGTTCATGTTCGCCTCCTACGTACAGGGGGTGGCCCTGACCTACGTCAGCGACGTGGAGGCGGAACGGCAGGCTCGAAGCACCGGTCGGCGAACGTCCCACGAGCCGGACGACGGACACAGTTCGCTCTACGAGTCCGGCGCGTACCCACGGCTCGGCCCCGCAATGCTCGCGGGCGCCAACCCCTGGGACCTCGACGCCCTCTTCGCCGCAGGCCTTGCCGGCGTGCTGGACGGCATCGCCGCCGACATCGCACGGCGTGGCATCGAGGCATGA
- a CDS encoding tyrosinase family protein, whose protein sequence is MTVRKNQANLTGAEKKAFVDAVLEVKRTGVYDEFVAAHRLRFALDMNTGIYVGHFGPSFLPWHRKFLIDFENELQKVDASVSIPYWDWTADNTLGSSLWAPDFLGGTGRALDDQVMDGPFAYSAGKWPITIQVDTRPFLARNLAYRVPTLPTRAEVDAALAIPTYDSAPWRDGSAGFRSTLEGTASYMSMHNRVHTWVWGQMETSVSPNDPVFWLHHAFVDKLWADWHALHPAGAAYLPAADTPDVIDLDETMPPWTDTTPQSMLDHSPFYTYA, encoded by the coding sequence ATGACCGTACGCAAGAATCAGGCGAACCTCACAGGTGCCGAGAAGAAGGCCTTCGTCGACGCGGTACTGGAAGTCAAACGGACCGGGGTGTACGACGAGTTCGTCGCCGCCCACCGTCTCCGGTTCGCGCTGGACATGAACACCGGGATATACGTGGGCCACTTCGGCCCGTCGTTCCTGCCCTGGCACCGCAAGTTCCTCATCGACTTCGAGAACGAACTCCAGAAGGTCGACGCCTCGGTATCGATCCCCTACTGGGACTGGACCGCCGACAACACCCTCGGCTCGTCGCTCTGGGCGCCGGACTTTCTCGGCGGCACCGGACGAGCCCTGGACGACCAGGTGATGGACGGCCCCTTCGCGTACTCCGCCGGCAAGTGGCCCATCACCATCCAGGTCGACACGCGCCCGTTCCTCGCCCGCAATCTCGCCTACCGCGTGCCCACGCTCCCGACCCGGGCCGAGGTCGACGCCGCCCTCGCCATTCCCACGTACGACTCCGCGCCCTGGCGGGACGGCTCGGCCGGCTTCCGCTCCACGCTCGAAGGCACGGCGAGTTATATGAGCATGCACAACCGGGTGCACACCTGGGTCTGGGGTCAGATGGAGACGAGCGTCTCCCCCAACGACCCGGTGTTCTGGCTGCACCACGCGTTCGTCGACAAGCTCTGGGCCGACTGGCACGCACTCCACCCGGCCGGCGCCGCGTACCTCCCCGCCGCGGACACCCCCGACGTGATCGATCTCGACGAGACCATGCCGCCCTGGACCGACACGACCCCCCAGAGCATGCTGGACCACTCTCCCTTCTACACGTATGCCTGA